The following are from one region of the Stanieria cyanosphaera PCC 7437 genome:
- a CDS encoding methanogen output domain 1-containing protein translates to MNSLTKAETPIKDITIALERDVFLRTLIRELAGTLQDIVGLEEASGFISVVGQNMGRQINHDYKTALEVSYLTREQVADVLVDLKKRIQGDFYIIEQTDEKIVLGNRVCPFAEKVIDRPAMCMMTSNVFGSIAAENLGYAKVELKETIAMGAPECQVVVYLKLTPEAEETQGREYFKGDNEG, encoded by the coding sequence ATGAATAGTTTGACTAAGGCTGAAACACCAATCAAAGATATCACAATTGCTCTAGAACGAGATGTGTTTTTACGTACCTTAATTCGAGAGTTAGCAGGTACATTACAAGATATAGTCGGTTTAGAAGAAGCGTCAGGATTTATTAGTGTAGTGGGTCAAAACATGGGAAGGCAAATCAACCACGACTATAAAACGGCTCTAGAAGTATCTTATCTAACGCGAGAACAAGTAGCTGATGTTTTGGTAGATTTGAAGAAGCGAATCCAAGGTGATTTTTATATTATTGAACAAACAGATGAAAAAATTGTTTTAGGAAACCGTGTTTGTCCATTTGCCGAAAAGGTAATTGATCGCCCGGCAATGTGTATGATGACTTCTAATGTTTTTGGTTCTATTGCAGCAGAAAATTTAGGGTACGCCAAAGTAGAACTAAAAGAAACGATCGCAATGGGTGCGCCTGAATGTCAAGTGGTCGTTTATTTAAAACTCACACCAGAAGCAGAAGAAACTCAAGGAAGAGAATACTTTAAGGGAGACAACGAGGGATGA
- a CDS encoding UDP-N-acetylmuramoyl-L-alanyl-D-glutamate--2,6-diaminopimelate ligase, with product MMKLRELLLKISGVRKISEHSALDTEVKRLCTNSHACQAGDLFIGMPGTRVDGGEFWQSAVAAGAVAALVTPQAVAKQPPNQDACIIEAEDMVAACASISAAFYEYPAKKLKLIGVTGTNGKTTTTHLIEYFLSKSQLPTALFGTLYTRWLGYQQTALHTTPFAVELQSQLAEAVEAGNKYAVMEVSSHALAQGRVKNCAFEVAVFTNLTQDHLDYHRDMEDYFRCKALLFSPEYLPGKAIINLDDIYGERLIKKLDRNRVWSYSVSDSSADLCTSNLNYQPNGVSGILHTPVGEIPFSSPLVGQFNLSNLLAAVGAALNVGVDLATIAEHLPQFNGVPGRMERVQFSDRQDVSVIVDYAHTPDSLENLLTAARPFIKGRMICVFGCGGDRDRTKRPLMGKIAADLADVVIVTSDNPRTEDPQRILADILAGIPESANSIVVSDRASAIYLAISDAQPGDGVLIAGKGHEDYQILGTEKIHFDDREQAREALNTRLSNLIY from the coding sequence ATGATGAAACTGCGTGAGTTACTGTTGAAAATTTCTGGTGTGAGAAAAATCTCCGAACATTCTGCTTTAGATACCGAAGTCAAAAGATTGTGTACCAATTCTCATGCTTGTCAAGCAGGAGATTTATTTATTGGGATGCCAGGTACAAGAGTAGATGGAGGTGAATTTTGGCAAAGTGCAGTAGCAGCAGGTGCGGTAGCAGCTTTGGTTACTCCTCAAGCAGTAGCTAAACAACCTCCTAACCAGGATGCTTGTATAATTGAGGCGGAAGATATGGTGGCTGCTTGTGCTTCAATTTCTGCTGCTTTTTATGAATATCCTGCGAAAAAACTTAAGTTGATCGGAGTAACAGGAACGAATGGCAAAACTACGACAACTCATCTGATTGAATATTTTTTAAGTAAATCTCAGTTACCGACAGCTTTATTTGGTACTCTTTATACTCGTTGGCTTGGCTATCAACAAACTGCACTACATACTACTCCGTTTGCAGTTGAGTTGCAATCTCAGCTAGCTGAAGCAGTTGAAGCAGGCAATAAATATGCAGTCATGGAAGTAAGTTCCCATGCTTTGGCGCAAGGAAGAGTGAAAAATTGTGCTTTTGAGGTGGCTGTTTTTACTAATTTGACTCAAGATCATCTCGATTATCATCGCGATATGGAAGATTATTTTCGCTGCAAAGCTTTATTGTTTAGTCCTGAATATCTCCCAGGCAAAGCTATTATTAATTTAGATGACATTTATGGTGAGCGTTTGATTAAAAAGTTGGATCGCAATCGGGTATGGAGTTACAGTGTGAGCGATTCTTCGGCTGATTTATGTACCAGCAATTTAAACTATCAACCTAATGGAGTTAGCGGTATTTTACATACTCCTGTTGGCGAAATACCTTTTAGTTCGCCATTAGTCGGTCAATTTAACCTTTCTAATTTACTAGCAGCAGTAGGCGCAGCTTTAAATGTAGGTGTTGATTTAGCTACCATTGCCGAACATTTGCCTCAATTTAACGGTGTGCCAGGCAGAATGGAAAGAGTGCAATTTAGCGATCGCCAAGATGTTAGCGTGATTGTTGATTATGCTCATACTCCCGATAGTTTAGAAAATCTTCTCACAGCAGCACGTCCTTTTATTAAAGGCAGAATGATTTGTGTCTTTGGCTGTGGAGGAGATCGCGATCGCACTAAACGCCCCCTTATGGGTAAAATCGCTGCTGATTTAGCCGATGTAGTGATAGTTACTTCAGATAATCCTCGTACCGAAGATCCGCAAAGGATTTTAGCTGATATTTTGGCAGGTATTCCTGAGTCTGCTAATTCTATTGTAGTTAGCGATCGCGCTTCGGCAATTTATTTGGCAATTAGTGATGCACAACCAGGAGATGGAGTGTTAATTGCAGGGAAAGGGCATGAAGATTATCAGATTTTAGGAACAGAAAAAATTCATTTTGATGACCGCGAACAAGCTAGAGAAGCATTAAATACTCGTTTGAGTAATTTAATTTATTAA
- a CDS encoding aldo/keto reductase has protein sequence MQYRRFGRTELQMPVFSCGGMRYQYKWQDLPQWQIPGDNQRNLEATIRRSFDVGINHIETARGYGSSEMQLGKILPKLPREKLIVQTKISPQPDPKEFCRQFHQSLKFLKLEYVDLLGLHGINNEETFQQSFRPGGCLDEARKLQAEGKVRFIGFSTHGSTQIIIKTIETGQFDYVNLHWYYINQNNWLAIEAAQCQDMGVFIISPSDKGGKLYDPPQKLVQLCQPLSPMVFNDLFCLSHPQVHTLSLGAARPSDFDEHLKALSLLDQAETILSPIVERLEQAAIATLGSEWVRTWNVGLPNYEETPGKINIPVILWLRNLALAYDMVEYAKMRYNLLGNGGHWFPGAKADRVKQFNLQPCLKNSPHADKIPDLLIEADHLLGGQAVQRLSRS, from the coding sequence ATGCAGTATCGACGGTTTGGACGGACAGAATTACAAATGCCAGTGTTTTCCTGTGGGGGCATGAGATATCAATACAAATGGCAAGATCTACCTCAATGGCAAATTCCTGGAGATAATCAACGCAATCTGGAGGCAACTATTCGTCGTTCCTTTGATGTTGGGATTAATCATATCGAAACGGCTAGAGGTTATGGAAGTTCGGAAATGCAACTAGGTAAAATTTTACCCAAATTACCCAGAGAAAAACTAATTGTTCAAACCAAAATATCTCCTCAACCTGATCCGAAAGAATTTTGCCGACAATTTCATCAATCTCTCAAATTTTTGAAATTAGAATATGTTGATTTATTAGGACTCCATGGCATCAATAATGAGGAAACTTTTCAACAGAGTTTTCGCCCAGGAGGATGTTTAGATGAAGCGAGAAAATTGCAAGCAGAAGGCAAAGTGAGATTTATTGGTTTTTCAACTCACGGATCGACACAAATTATTATCAAGACGATTGAAACAGGACAATTTGACTATGTAAATCTTCATTGGTATTACATCAATCAAAATAATTGGTTAGCCATCGAAGCTGCCCAATGTCAAGATATGGGCGTATTTATTATTAGTCCTTCTGATAAAGGAGGAAAACTCTACGATCCGCCTCAGAAATTAGTGCAACTCTGTCAGCCTCTCAGTCCGATGGTATTTAACGATTTATTTTGTTTGTCCCATCCTCAAGTTCATACTCTTAGTTTAGGGGCTGCTAGACCATCAGATTTTGATGAACATCTTAAAGCACTATCTTTGCTAGACCAAGCAGAAACAATTTTATCACCAATTGTAGAACGACTTGAACAAGCTGCGATCGCAACTTTGGGATCGGAATGGGTACGTACTTGGAATGTAGGGTTACCTAATTATGAAGAAACACCAGGTAAGATTAATATCCCTGTGATTTTATGGTTGAGAAATTTAGCTCTAGCCTATGACATGGTAGAGTATGCCAAGATGCGGTATAACCTTTTGGGTAATGGTGGGCATTGGTTTCCAGGTGCAAAAGCGGATCGAGTTAAACAGTTTAATTTGCAACCTTGTCTAAAAAATAGTCCTCATGCAGATAAAATTCCTGATTTATTAATCGAAGCAGATCATTTATTAGGGGGTCAAGCAGTACAGCGTCTTTCTAGAAGTTAA
- a CDS encoding ATP-binding protein: MTPEQFLEFARPLPEPMFLVTSSGQILAANLSLTKILGLNRQIIQEKTLFEVFSDPADKIKQYLRACSSSREMVIGSLTLNNNGETYLYRCEGAVIRPWSPESPALILLRFKNRESASSRFTLLNKKIDELAKEIRQRQLAEEERAKLLVQEQKARAEAEKLNRLKDEFLSNVSHELRTPLNAILGWSQLLRTRETDEVTRNRALETIERNARSQAQLIDDLLDISRIITGKIRLNVQTIQLLSVIEAAIDTVRPAADAKSIRIQSVLDPAAGPVLGDHERLQQIVWNLLSNAIKFTPKHGRVQVYLQRINSHIEIVVTDTGQGISSEFLPYVFERFRQADISITRSFGGLGLGLAIVRQLVELHGGTVHAESPGPGQGATFTVKLPLMAVRATVIEPERVHPVVGGSVPFNCSSQLDQLKILIVDDDPDMRDLLIYTIEVCGAEVIAAASANEAILLLSESSPPFDILISDIGMPDQDGYALLRRVRRLEPQRGGKIPAIALTAYARTQDRTAALLAGFQSHIAKPVEPAELIAVIANLAGRIRDI; the protein is encoded by the coding sequence ATGACCCCCGAACAGTTTCTCGAATTCGCTAGACCCCTACCAGAACCTATGTTCCTAGTTACAAGTTCTGGTCAAATACTAGCTGCCAACCTTTCATTAACTAAGATTTTGGGGCTAAATCGTCAAATTATTCAAGAAAAGACGCTCTTTGAGGTTTTCAGCGATCCTGCCGATAAAATTAAACAGTATCTGCGTGCTTGCTCAAGCAGTAGAGAAATGGTAATTGGCTCATTAACGTTGAATAATAATGGAGAAACTTATTTATATCGCTGTGAAGGTGCGGTAATTCGCCCTTGGTCACCAGAATCACCAGCACTTATTTTGTTGCGCTTCAAAAATAGGGAATCCGCTAGTAGTCGATTTACGCTGTTAAACAAAAAAATTGATGAATTAGCCAAAGAAATTCGACAACGCCAACTAGCAGAAGAAGAACGAGCTAAACTTCTGGTGCAGGAACAGAAAGCACGAGCAGAAGCTGAAAAGCTTAATCGATTGAAGGATGAATTTTTATCAAATGTTTCTCATGAATTACGAACTCCCCTGAATGCCATTCTTGGTTGGTCTCAGCTTCTTCGCACGAGAGAGACAGATGAGGTAACCAGAAATCGTGCTTTGGAAACAATCGAGCGCAATGCTAGATCTCAGGCGCAGTTGATTGATGATCTTTTAGATATTTCACGTATTATTACAGGTAAGATTCGCCTCAATGTACAAACGATTCAGCTATTGTCAGTGATTGAGGCAGCAATTGATACAGTAAGACCTGCTGCCGATGCCAAATCCATTCGGATTCAATCGGTGCTAGATCCAGCAGCAGGACCAGTTTTAGGTGACCACGAGCGGTTACAGCAAATCGTTTGGAATCTCCTTTCCAATGCGATCAAATTCACACCTAAACACGGGCGAGTTCAGGTTTACCTACAACGCATTAATTCTCATATTGAAATTGTCGTAACAGATACGGGTCAAGGTATCAGTAGCGAATTCCTTCCTTACGTCTTTGAACGGTTTCGCCAAGCAGATATTTCCATTACTCGTTCCTTTGGTGGACTGGGGTTGGGTTTAGCTATTGTCCGTCAATTGGTAGAGTTGCATGGTGGCACAGTTCATGCTGAAAGCCCAGGACCAGGACAAGGCGCAACGTTTACAGTAAAACTTCCACTGATGGCGGTTAGAGCGACAGTAATTGAACCAGAACGGGTGCATCCAGTGGTAGGAGGCAGCGTTCCTTTTAACTGCTCCTCTCAACTAGATCAATTGAAGATACTGATTGTAGATGACGACCCAGATATGCGGGATTTACTGATCTACACAATCGAAGTTTGTGGAGCAGAAGTCATTGCAGCAGCTTCAGCAAACGAAGCAATCTTATTATTGAGCGAATCTTCACCACCGTTTGATATCTTAATCAGTGATATCGGAATGCCAGATCAAGATGGTTATGCTCTGTTGCGTCGAGTCAGAAGACTAGAACCACAACGGGGAGGTAAAATTCCTGCGATCGCTCTAACCGCTTATGCCCGAACCCAAGATCGCACGGCTGCCCTTTTAGCAGGCTTTCAATCCCATATTGCCAAACCCGTTGAACCTGCTGAATTAATCGCAGTGATTGCAAATTTGGCTGGACGAATTAGAGATATTTAA
- a CDS encoding coiled-coil domain-containing protein yields MARKKRATATKSSASDLIGKSQIGISLTPSALENFNKIVKATGLNKSELIESLANGTLAIASTNADQTIAFESIDNNPQITVLTGGVAPETSTISDIEGLNQKIIQQTENISQLNKDLETKNDLIEKIKQQLKEQEQQLEKAQQIKNNEKKKKLAEDWELQISQLKQQLAEKETSANNLQQQLQTTEHNLAQLKQQLETQEQSSKDLQQQLVEKQTVLEQELGQNQTLKQQLTEREQSVSNLQQELQSKEDSLVQLQQQVTQQSEQINQLQQQLETQEQSSKDLQQQLAEKQAVLEQELGQNQTLKQQLTEREQSVSNLQQELQSKEDNLTQIKQQLIQQEQNNEQLQQKLQTQENNINQLTQKLQIEKNNQENLQQQNSQLEKQLSETIASNETLQNDLEEQETLLDNLQIQLKEQQGLTTKQTQTNKYKNWAIIILVLLLTIVSAFFARTFLFNFN; encoded by the coding sequence ATGGCAAGAAAAAAACGCGCAACCGCTACTAAATCTTCAGCTTCAGATCTCATTGGAAAATCACAAATTGGCATTTCTTTAACACCTTCGGCTTTAGAAAATTTTAATAAAATAGTGAAGGCAACTGGTTTAAATAAATCAGAATTAATTGAAAGTTTAGCTAATGGAACTCTCGCGATCGCTAGTACAAATGCAGATCAAACTATTGCTTTTGAATCTATTGATAACAATCCTCAGATTACAGTCTTAACTGGTGGAGTTGCTCCTGAAACTAGTACTATTTCTGATATTGAAGGGTTAAATCAAAAAATAATTCAACAAACTGAAAATATTTCCCAATTAAACAAAGATTTAGAAACAAAAAATGATTTGATTGAAAAAATTAAGCAACAACTAAAAGAACAAGAACAACAATTAGAAAAAGCTCAACAAATAAAAAATAACGAAAAGAAAAAGAAATTAGCTGAAGATTGGGAACTACAAATTAGTCAGTTAAAACAACAGTTAGCCGAAAAAGAAACATCTGCTAATAATTTACAACAACAACTACAAACCACAGAACATAATCTTGCTCAACTAAAACAACAGTTAGAAACTCAAGAGCAATCTAGCAAAGATTTACAGCAGCAGTTAGTCGAAAAACAAACTGTCTTAGAACAAGAATTAGGACAAAACCAAACCTTAAAACAACAGCTAACTGAACGAGAACAATCTGTTAGTAACTTACAACAAGAATTACAAAGTAAAGAAGATAGCTTGGTTCAATTACAACAACAAGTTACTCAACAATCAGAACAAATTAATCAATTACAACAACAGTTAGAAACTCAAGAGCAATCTAGCAAAGATTTACAGCAACAGTTAGCCGAAAAACAAGCTGTCTTAGAACAAGAATTAGGACAAAACCAAACCTTAAAACAACAGCTAACTGAACGAGAACAATCTGTTAGTAACTTACAACAAGAATTACAAAGTAAAGAAGATAATCTTACTCAAATTAAACAACAACTAATACAACAGGAACAAAATAATGAGCAACTACAACAGAAGTTACAAACACAAGAAAATAATATTAATCAACTAACACAAAAACTTCAAATCGAAAAAAACAATCAAGAAAACTTACAACAACAAAATAGTCAATTAGAAAAACAATTGTCCGAAACAATAGCTAGTAACGAAACGCTTCAAAATGACTTAGAAGAGCAAGAAACTTTGTTAGATAATTTACAAATTCAATTAAAAGAACAACAAGGATTAACAACTAAGCAAACTCAAACTAACAAATATAAAAACTGGGCTATTATTATTTTAGTGTTATTACTTACTATAGTCTCAGCTTTTTTTGCTAGAACATTTTTGTTTAATTTTAATTAA
- a CDS encoding MFS transporter — MTIEKTNKQTLSFCQLWNMSFGFFGIQYGWTLQIANTSAIYEYLGANAEQVPLLWLAAPLSGLFAQPIIGYFSDRTWTCIGRRRPYFLIGAILSSIALVLMPNSPSLWIAAGLLWILDTSFNISMQPFRAFVSDLLPKQQITKGYTIQGFFIGFGAVIASLTPFFLNHFFGITNSSTSEHTIPLTVKISFYLGAIILLFTVFWTIFTTKENPPNTIEHNSQSTNQSLTIIGQEILLLIKTMPNTMKQLAGVQFFTWLGMFCVFLYLPTAIAHHIFGAIIEGSPSYTAGIEWAGFCIAVYNAVCFIFSWFIPKIVRVTSRKATHSLCLFCGGLSTISLLFIHNQYLILIPMIGFGIAWASILSIPYAILSDSLTTKNTGFYLGIFNTFIVAPQIVASLGLGWVMVNYLHSDRLLAVALGGVCLVLAAFLVKGVEDPANNNQIDPEVTCCDLIS, encoded by the coding sequence ATGACAATAGAAAAAACAAACAAGCAGACTCTGAGTTTCTGCCAACTCTGGAATATGAGTTTTGGTTTTTTTGGTATTCAATACGGTTGGACTTTACAAATAGCTAATACGAGTGCTATTTATGAATATCTTGGAGCTAATGCCGAACAAGTTCCTCTTCTTTGGTTAGCTGCACCGCTAAGTGGTTTATTTGCTCAACCAATTATTGGTTATTTTAGCGATCGCACTTGGACTTGTATTGGTAGAAGAAGACCTTATTTTCTGATTGGTGCTATTCTTAGTTCGATCGCACTAGTTTTAATGCCTAATTCTCCTAGTCTGTGGATTGCAGCAGGTTTGTTGTGGATTTTAGATACTTCTTTTAATATTAGTATGCAGCCTTTTCGGGCTTTTGTATCTGATTTATTACCCAAACAACAAATTACTAAAGGATATACAATCCAAGGATTTTTTATTGGCTTTGGAGCAGTTATAGCTTCTTTAACTCCATTTTTTCTCAATCACTTTTTTGGCATAACTAACAGCAGTACTTCTGAACATACAATTCCTTTAACTGTAAAAATATCCTTTTATTTAGGCGCAATCATTTTATTATTCACTGTATTTTGGACTATTTTTACTACAAAAGAAAATCCTCCAAACACCATTGAGCATAATAGTCAATCTACAAATCAATCATTGACAATTATTGGACAAGAAATTCTGCTCCTCATTAAAACCATGCCTAATACTATGAAACAATTAGCAGGCGTGCAGTTTTTTACGTGGTTAGGAATGTTTTGTGTCTTTCTCTATTTGCCAACTGCGATCGCTCATCATATTTTTGGTGCAATAATAGAAGGTTCTCCTTCATATACGGCGGGAATTGAATGGGCAGGATTTTGTATTGCTGTTTATAACGCAGTGTGTTTTATTTTTTCTTGGTTTATTCCGAAAATTGTTCGAGTTACCAGTCGTAAAGCAACCCATTCTTTGTGTCTCTTCTGTGGTGGTTTAAGTACTATTTCTTTGTTATTTATTCATAATCAGTATTTGATTCTAATACCCATGATTGGCTTTGGTATAGCCTGGGCTAGCATTTTATCAATTCCTTATGCAATTTTATCTGATAGTTTGACAACCAAAAATACAGGTTTTTACTTAGGTATTTTCAATACATTTATTGTAGCTCCGCAAATTGTAGCTTCTTTAGGTTTGGGTTGGGTGATGGTGAACTATTTACATAGCGATCGCTTATTAGCGGTAGCCTTGGGAGGTGTTTGTTTAGTTTTAGCTGCCTTCCTAGTTAAAGGAGTTGAAGATCCTGCAAACAATAACCAGATCGATCCAGAAGTTACTTGTTGCGATCTTATTTCCTAA
- a CDS encoding diflavin flavoprotein, with the protein MVALTDIDQTAKSTGRLTLQTVEIAPETTAIRCLDWDRDRFDIEFGLQNGTTYNSFIIQGEKLALVDTSHAKFRQLYLELLTGLIDLSQLDYLIISHTEPDHSGLVKDVLALAPQVTVVGAKVAIQFLENMVHQSFKHQIVKNGDRLDLGNGHQLEFVSAPNLHWPDTIFTYDYQTQILYTCDAFGMHYCDEPTFDEDLELIEADFEYYYDCLMKPNARSVLAAIKRMEKLSLGTIATGHGPLLQYHRGELVERYRQWSQAQTKTDTLVAIFYCEDYGYSDYLARAIAHGITKTGVAVELVDWNDTEPQEVRELVSQAAGLVLGMPPQSNQNAHAILSTILAAAHSKQAVALFESGGGEDEPIYPLRNKFQEIGLTEAFPPILVKESPTQIINQVCDEAGTDLGQWLTRDRTVKQIKAIDNSLEKALGRISNGLYIITAKKGEISSAMVASWITQASLNPLGIAIAVAKDRAIESFLHIGDRFVLNVLEEGNYQGLVKHFLKRFPPGADRFEGIKTVPANNGSPIIAESLAYIECEVSSRIECSDHWIVYSTVQTGRVAKLDALTAVHHRKVGNHY; encoded by the coding sequence ATGGTTGCACTCACAGATATCGATCAAACAGCTAAATCTACTGGTAGACTGACTTTACAGACTGTCGAGATTGCGCCAGAAACTACTGCGATTCGTTGTCTGGATTGGGATCGCGATCGCTTTGATATTGAATTTGGCTTACAAAACGGTACAACCTACAATTCTTTTATCATTCAAGGGGAAAAGTTAGCTTTAGTTGATACTTCTCACGCTAAGTTTCGTCAGTTATATCTTGAATTACTTACAGGTTTAATCGATTTATCTCAACTAGATTATTTAATTATTAGTCATACCGAACCCGATCATAGTGGTTTGGTTAAAGATGTTTTGGCGTTAGCACCCCAAGTTACCGTAGTTGGTGCGAAGGTAGCAATTCAGTTTTTAGAAAACATGGTGCATCAGTCATTTAAACATCAAATAGTTAAAAATGGCGATCGCCTTGATTTAGGTAACGGACATCAATTAGAATTTGTTTCTGCTCCTAATTTACATTGGCCCGATACAATTTTTACTTACGATTATCAAACTCAAATTCTCTACACTTGCGATGCGTTTGGGATGCATTATTGTGATGAACCTACTTTTGATGAGGATTTAGAACTAATTGAGGCAGACTTTGAATATTACTATGACTGTTTAATGAAACCCAATGCCCGTTCAGTTTTAGCTGCCATCAAACGAATGGAAAAACTTTCCTTGGGTACAATTGCTACAGGACATGGCCCTTTACTACAATACCATCGTGGTGAATTAGTTGAACGCTATCGCCAATGGAGTCAGGCACAAACTAAAACAGATACTTTGGTTGCCATCTTTTATTGTGAAGATTATGGTTACAGTGATTATTTAGCTAGAGCGATCGCGCATGGGATTACTAAAACAGGAGTTGCAGTAGAATTAGTCGATTGGAACGATACCGAACCGCAAGAAGTAAGGGAATTAGTTTCCCAAGCAGCAGGTTTAGTCCTTGGTATGCCACCACAATCAAACCAAAACGCCCACGCTATTCTCAGTACTATTTTAGCAGCAGCACACAGTAAACAAGCGGTCGCACTATTTGAATCTGGTGGCGGAGAAGATGAACCCATTTATCCTTTACGCAATAAATTTCAAGAAATCGGCTTAACTGAAGCATTTCCACCCATTTTAGTCAAAGAATCTCCCACTCAAATCATTAATCAAGTCTGCGATGAAGCTGGTACAGATTTAGGACAATGGTTAACCCGCGATCGCACTGTTAAACAAATTAAAGCCATTGATAACAGTTTAGAAAAAGCTTTAGGCAGAATCAGCAACGGCTTGTATATTATTACTGCCAAAAAAGGTGAAATTTCCAGTGCGATGGTTGCTTCTTGGATAACCCAAGCAAGTTTGAATCCCCTAGGAATTGCGATCGCAGTAGCTAAAGACAGGGCAATTGAATCTTTTCTACACATCGGCGATCGTTTTGTGCTAAATGTTTTGGAAGAAGGTAATTATCAGGGCTTAGTTAAACATTTTCTCAAACGTTTTCCTCCTGGTGCAGATAGATTTGAAGGAATTAAAACTGTACCTGCTAATAACGGTTCACCGATCATTGCTGAATCTCTTGCATATATTGAATGCGAAGTTAGCAGTCGCATCGAATGTAGTGATCACTGGATAGTTTATAGTACTGTGCAAACTGGCAGAGTAGCCAAACTAGATGCCCTAACTGCAGTTCACCATCGCAAAGTAGGAAATCATTACTAA
- a CDS encoding glutaredoxin family protein — translation MGSTFLILYSKPGCHLCEGLQEKLTQVNQPKFILEIRDITTREDWFAVYQYEIPVLCQKLQDREKPLPRLSPRASVKQLEQMLQKYLI, via the coding sequence ATGGGTTCAACGTTTTTAATTCTTTATAGTAAGCCTGGCTGTCATTTGTGTGAAGGATTACAAGAAAAATTAACTCAAGTAAATCAGCCCAAATTTATTTTAGAAATTCGTGATATTACTACTAGGGAAGATTGGTTTGCTGTTTACCAATATGAAATTCCTGTACTGTGTCAAAAATTACAAGATAGAGAAAAGCCCTTACCCCGTCTTTCTCCTCGCGCTTCTGTTAAACAATTGGAACAAATGTTACAGAAATATTTAATTTAA
- the psb34 gene encoding photosystem II assembly protein Psb34: MPYTEEDGGRLNNFAVEPRMYTAEPPTKTQQRNYLVFGVLALLLIGGVISVAVFASNAS; this comes from the coding sequence ATGCCATATACCGAAGAAGACGGGGGAAGACTCAATAATTTTGCTGTCGAACCAAGAATGTATACAGCCGAACCCCCGACTAAAACTCAACAACGCAACTATTTAGTTTTTGGCGTACTTGCTTTGTTGTTGATCGGTGGAGTAATTTCGGTAGCAGTGTTTGCTTCTAACGCAAGTTAA